A single region of the Phaenicophaeus curvirostris isolate KB17595 chromosome 4, BPBGC_Pcur_1.0, whole genome shotgun sequence genome encodes:
- the MAB21L2 gene encoding protein mab-21-like 2, with protein MIAAQAKLVYQLNKYYTERCQARKAAIAKTIREVCKVVSDVLKEVEVQEPRFISSLSEIDARYEGLEVISPTEFEVVLYLNQMGVFNFVDDGSLPGCAVLKLSDGRKRSMSLWVEFITASGYLSARKIRSRFQTLVAQAVDKCSYRDVVKMIADTSEVKLRIRERYVVQITPAFKCTGIWPRSAAQWPMPHIPWPGPNRVAEVKAEGFNLLSKECYSLTGKQSSAESDAWVLQFGEAENRLLMGGCRNKCLSVLKTLRDRHLELPGQPLNNYHMKTLLLYECEKHPRETDWDEACLGDRLNGILLQLISCLQCRRCPHYFLPNLDLFQGKPHSALESAAKQTWRLAREILTNPKSLDKL; from the coding sequence ATGATCGCCGCCCAGGCCAAGCTGGTCTACCAGCTCAACAAATACTACACGGAGCGCTGCCAGGCGCGCAAAGCCGCCATCGCCAAGACCATCCGCGAGGTGTGCAAGGTGGTGTCGGACGTGCTGAAGGAGGTGGAGGTGCAGGAGCCGCGCTTCATCAGCTCCCTGAGCGAGATCGACGCCCGCTACGAAGGGCTGGAGGTGATCTCGCCCACCGAGTTCGAGGTGGTGCTCTACCTCAACCAGATGGGGGTCTTCAACTTCGTGGACGACGGCTCCCTGCCGGGCTGCGCCGTGCTGAAGCTGAGCGACGGCCGCAAGCGCAGCATGTCCCTCTGGGTGGAGTTCATCACCGCCTCGGGCTACCTGTCGGCCCGCAAGATCCGCTCCCGCTTCCAGACGCTGGTGGCCCAGGCCGTGGACAAGTGCAGCTACCGGGACGTGGTGAAGATGATCGCGGACACGAGCGAGGTGAAGCTGCGCATCCGCGAGCGCTACGTGGTGCAGATCACGCCCGCCTTCAAGTGCACGGGGATCTGGCCGCGCAGCGCGGCGCAGTGGCCCATGCCGCACATCCCCTGGCCCGGGCCCaaccgggtggccgaggtgaaGGCCGAGGGCTTCAACCTGCTCTCCAAGGAGTGCTACTCGCTGACCGGCAAGCAGAGCTCGGCCGAGAGCGACGCCTGGGTGCTGCAGTTCGGCGAGGCCGAGAACCGGCTGCTGATGGGCGGCTGCAGGAACAAGTGCCTCTCGGTGCTGAAGACGCTGCGCGACCGGCACCTGGAGCTGCCCGGGCAGCCCCTCAACAACTACCACATGAAGACTCTGCTGCTCTACGAGTGCGAGAAGCACCCGAGGGAGACCGACTGGGACGAGGCGTGCCTGGGCGACCGCCTGAACGGCATCCTCCTGCAGCTCATCTCCTGCCTCCAGTGCCGCCGCTGCCCACACTATTTCCTCCCCAACCTCGACCTCTTCCAGGGCAAACCCCACTCGGCCCTGGAGAGCGCAGCCAAGCAGACGTGGAGGCTAGCCAGGGAGATCCTCACCAACCCCAAAAGCCTCGACAAGCTATAG